TGGGCACCAGCGCGGCCACCGAGTCGATGACGATCAGGTCGACCGAGCCCGAGCGCACCAGCGCGTCAGCGATTTCCAGCGCCTGCTCACCGGTGTCCGGTTGGGAGATCAGCAGGTCCGGCACCTTCACGCCGAGCTTGTCGGCATAGGTGACGTCCAGCGCATGCTCGGCGTCGATGAAGGCGCAGGTGCCGCCCAGCTTCTGCATCTCGGCGACCACCTGCAGCGTCAGCGTGGTCTTGCCGGACGATTCGGGGCCGTAGATCTCGACCACGCGACCGCGCGGCAGGCCGCCGACGCCCAGCGCGACGTCCAGACCCAGCGAGCCGGTGGACACAACCTGGACCGGCTCCACCTCGGCGTCGCCCATCTTCATGATCGAGCCCTTGCCGAACTGCTTTTCGATCTGCGCGAGCGCGGCAGCCAGCGCCTTCTGCTTTTCTGCGCTCATCGAGGCTGCCTTCTTGCCGTCTTCCATGGTCGTCCTTCGTGCAAATTGGTGTATAAACTGGCCGCAAGGGCCTGGGATTCCAGCGGTCGTCCGCAATGGCGGGCCGCGCGTCACCGTCCGGTGTCCGGGACATGGCCCAATTTCCATACTTTAGCGCCGCCAAGACTACAGCACCGCGCATTCGGGATACTGTATAAAAAACCAGTGGTTTTGACAAGTCTCCCGCTAGGACGTCGCGTGAAAAAATGTAGCGGGCGGGATGGACGGATCGGATGATCCGCCCGGCATTGCGGGGAGACACGCATGCGCATCCTGATTGCTGAAGACGACGCCACCCTGGCCGACGGGCTGACCCGTTCGTTGCGCCAGGCCGGCTATGCCGTCGACCGGGCCGCGGACGGCGCCGCCGCCGACGCGGCCCTTTCCGCGCAGACCGCGCAAACCTACGACCTGCTGATCCTCGATGTCGGGCTGCCGCGCCTGTCCGGCCTGGAAGTGCTCAAGCGGCTGCGCTCGCGCGGGGCGATGCTGCCGGTGCTGATCCTGACCGCCGCCGACAGTGTCGACGAGCGCGTCAAGGGCCTGGACCTGGGGGCCGACGACTACATGGCCAAGCCCTTTGCGCTGTCCGAGCTGGAGGCGCGCGTGCGGGCGCTGGTGCGGCGCGGCACCGGCGGCGGCGCCACGCTGGTCCGCCACGGGCCGTTGGCCTTCGACCAGGTCGGACGCATCGCCTACATCCGCGACCAGATGGTGGACCTGTCGGCGCGGGAGCTCGGGCTGCTGGAGATCCTGCTGTCGCGCGCCGGCCGGCTGGTCTCGAAGGAACAGCTGGTCGACCACCTGTGCGGCTGGGGCGAAGAAGTCAGCAACAACGCGATCGAGGTCTACGTGCACCGCCTGCGCAAGAAGATCGAGGTGGACGGCATCCGCATCGCCACCGTGCGCGGGCTCGGCTATTGCCTGGAACGCGTGAGCGTACCGGCTGCCGTCCATGGGTGACCGGCTGGCCTGGCCCTGGCGCCGGCCGCGCGCGGCGCCCGACCGCACCGCGCCGGGCGCCGACGACCACGATCTCGCCGACACCCTCCCCCACCTCGAGAACGACGCCACCCGGCCCATCGCCCGCTCACTGTTCGGCGAGATTCTCGACTGGATGCTCGCGCCGCTGCTGCTGCTGTGGCCGATGAGCATTGCGGTGACCTACCTGGTGGCCAAGTCGATCGCCAATGCGCCGTACGACCGCGCGCTGGAATCGAGCGCCATCGTGCTCAGCCAGCAATTGCACGAGGTCAACGGGCGCGTGACGTTGCAGTTGCCGATCTCTGCGCGGGAGATTCTGCGCGCGGACGAGACCGACAACATCTATTACCAGGTGCTCGGCAGCAGCGGCGAGTTCGTCTCCGGCGACCGCGATCTGCCGCTGCCCCCCGAGGAGGACGCCGGCGCCGGCAGCCTGGTGCAACTGCGCGACGACCGTATCCACGGTGCGGAGATCCGCGTGGCGTACACCTATGTGCAGCAGCCCGGCGCCCGGCCCGCGCTGGTGCAGGTGGCCGAGACGCTGGACAAGCGCGCGCAGCTGGCCAACGAGATCATCAAGGGTGTGATCCTGCCGCAGTTCGTGATCCTGCCGCTGGCGGTGATCCTGGTGTGGTTCGGGCTCACGCGCGGACTGGCGCCGCTCAACGCGATCCAGGAGCGCATCCGCGCGCGCAGCCCGGGCGACACGAGCCCCATCGACGAAGGCGCGGCGCCGCAGGAGCTGACGCCCCTGGTCGCCTCATTCAACGAGCTGCTCGGGCGCCTGGAGCAATCGGTGCAGACGCAGAAGCGCTTCATCGCCGACGCCGCGCACCAGATGAAAACACCGCTGGCCGGCCTGCGCATGCAGGCGGAGCTGGCGCAGCGCGAGCAGTCGCCCGACGAACTGCGCCGCACCCTGGCCCACATCGCCGACAGCTCGGAGCGCACCGCGCACCTGGTCAAGCAGCTGCTGTCGCTGGCGCGCATGGAGAACATGGGCGCGGCCGACGGCATGGTGCCGCTGGACCTGTGCGCGCTGTCGCGGCAGGTGGTGGCCGAGTGGCTGCCCAAGGCCTGGGCCAAGCAGATCGACCTGGGCTTCGAGGAGCCCGGCGCGCCGGTGACGACCTCCGGCAACGCCACCATGCTGGCCGAGATGCTCAACAACCTGCTCGACAACGCGATCCGCTATACGCCCGACGGCGGCCATGTCACGGTGCGCGTGACCACCGCGCCGTTCGAGCCCTTCGTGTTCCTAGATGTGGAGGACACCGGCCCCGGCATTCCGGCGGCCGAGCGCGAGCGGGTCATGCAGCGCTTCTATCGCATCCTCGGCACGCAGGCCGAGGGCAGCGGACTGGGCCTGGCGATCGTGCGCGAGATCGTGCAGCAGCACGGCGGCGACATCGCGGTGCTGGACTACGTCTACCAGTCGTCGCCGCGGCTGGCGGGGGCGCGGTTCCGCATCACCCTGCCGCGCGGCACGCCGGGCGAGGGGGCCTCGGCATGACGCCCGACGCCACATCGGACGCACCGACGCCCGCGCGCCGGCGCTGGATCTCCAACATGCGCTGGATCGCCGCGCTGCTGGGCGTGTGGTTCGTGGTGACCTTCGTGGTGGCGTTCTTCGCGCGCGACCTGTCGATGCGCATCTTCGACTGGCCCTTCGCTTACTGGGTGGCCGGCCAGGGTGCGCCCATCGCCTACGTGCTGATCACCATGCTGTATGCCTGGCGCACCAACCGGCTCGCCGATGCTGCGGCGCGAGACGCCGGCGCAGCGCAGCAGGACGCGCGCGCGACCTCACCGCCCCCCTCGATTTGATGCGCCGAAGCAGCCTCGGCAGGCCGCCGGCCATCGCGCACATCTGCGCGTATACCCCGACGAAAACGCCCCGTTTGGGGGGCGTTCGTGTCAGAACGCAGTAAGTTTCGGCTCCCACAATCGTTCGCAATTCCGCGGGCGCTGCGTTGCGTTGTCATGTCCCATGCCCAGCGGGAAGACTCACGAACAGGAGACAACATGGCAACCGTGCAAAGTGCACCGAACGCGCCCGTCGGGCGCATGCAGCCCTCGCCCATGACCCGGGAGGAGAAGAAGGTCATCTTCGCCTCCTCGCTGGGCACGGTGTTCGAGTGGTACGACTTCTATCTCTATGGGTCCCTGGCGGCCATCATCGCCAAGCAGTTCTTTTCCGGGCTGGACCCGACGGCGGCGTTCATCTTTGCGCTGCTGGCATTCGCGGCGGGCTTCCTGGTGCGGCCGTTCGGCGCGCTGGTGTTCGGCCGGCTGGGCGACATGATCGGGCGCAAGTACACCTTCCTGATCACCATCCTGATCATGGGCACGTCGACCTTCATCGTCGGCCTGCTGCCCTCCTACACCACGATCGGGGCGGCCGCACCGGTCATCCTCATCATGCTGCGCCTGCTGCAGGGCCTGGCGCTGGGCGGCGAGTACGGCGGTGCCGCCACCTACGTCGCCGAGCACGCGCCGCACGGGCGGCGGGGCAATTACACGTCGTGGATCCAGACCACCGCCACGCTGGGCCTGTTCCTGTCGCTGATCGTGATCCTGGTGGTGCGCGAGCTGACCGGCGCATCGTTCGAGGACTGGGGCTGGCGCATCCCGTTCCTGGTGTCGATCGTGCTGCTGGCCACGTCGGTGTACATCCGCCTGTCGATGAGCGAGTCGCCGGCGTTCCAGAAGATGAAGGCCGAGGGCAAGACCTCCAAGGCCCCGCTGACGGAATCGTTCGGCCAGTGGCGCAACCTGAAGATCGTGATCCTGGCGCTGGTGGGACTGACCGCCGGCCAGGCCGTGGTGTGGTACACGGGCCAGTTCTATGCGCTGTTCTTCCTGACGCAGGTGCTGAAGGTGGATGCGTTCACGGCCAACGTGCTGATTGCCGTGGCGCTGGCCATCGGCACGCCGTTCTTCGTGTTCTTCGGCTCGCTGTCGGACCGCATCGGCCGCAAGTGGATCATCATGGCCGGTTGCCTGCTGGCGGTGCTGACCTACTTCCCGCTGTTCAAGGCGCTCACCCACTATGCCAATCCGGCGCTGGAGCGTGCCCAGCAGACCGCGCAGATCACCATCAAGGCCGATCCGAAGGAATGCTCGTTCCAGGGCAGCCCGATCGCGCGGGAAGTCGATTTCCGCTCGTCGTGCGACATCGCCAAGCGCACGCTCGCGCAATCGTCGGCCAGCTATGAATCGGAAGACGCGCCGGCCGGCACCATCGCCTCGGTGACGATCGCCGGCAGGGAAATCGCCTCGCTCAACGCCAGCCGCACGGCCGACGGCCAGAACTTCGATGCCGACAGCAAGAAGAAGATCACCGACTTCAAGAAATCGGTGAGCGACGCGCTCAAGGCGGCGAACTACCCGAGCAAGGCCGACCCGGCGCAGATGAACACGGTGATGGTGCTGGTGATCCTGGTGATCCTGGTGATCTACGTGACCATGGTCTATGGCCCGATCGCGGCAATGCTGGTGGAGCTGTTCCCGACGCGCATCCGCTATACGTCGATGTCGCTGCCGTACCACATCGGCAACGGCTGGTTCGGCGGCCTGCTGCCGACCATCTCGTTCGCGCTGGTGGCGCAGCACGGCAACATCTACTACGGGCTGTGGTACCCGATCTGGATTGCCGCCATCACCTTCGTGATCGGGGCCCTGTTCGTGCGGGAGACCAAGGACGTCGACATCTATCGCCACGACTGACGATAGGTGCTTGACACCCCATCGGACAACGGTATAATCGCGGTTTTCGGCGAATTAGCTCAGTCGGTTAGAGCGACGGAATCATAATCCGCAGGTCCGGGGTTCGAGTCCCTGATTCGCCACCAGTCTCAAAAAAGCCGCGATCCCGCAAGGGTTCGCGGCTTTTTGCTTTGGGGCGTACTGGGCCGTGGCAATGTCGGCATCTGTCATATCGCCCCAGCCAGACCGGCGGCACGCCACCGCCCTCACAAGCACGGCAACAGGATGCATTGGCCCGCCAGCGGCCAGTGGGTCCCGCCGAAAACGAAGTCGATCCGCGCCAGGATGCCCGCGCTGTTGAGCAGGTCGAACAGCACGACCGCGACCAGGGCGACGAGCAGGAACGTGGCCAGGACCTTCAGCCCCTTCCGCTCAGGCGCCGCGGTCCGGTGCCTGGAAAGATGGTCGAGCGTTGACATGGCCGCTCCCGCAAGACGTCCTGACATCGAAGACAACACGCCGGGGCAACGCCGACACATGACGAGATCGTGCAAGGTCGCCATGGGGTGTCGGGGTTGACCTCGAGCTTCGCGGTATCTGTGTCCCGGAAGCCGGGCACACGGCTGAGGAGGAGGACCGCGAAATCGTTTGCCCAGGCAGAAAAATGCGTGCCTTGAGCCGTCAGAAGGAATACTGACGGCGCGCCCGTGACAATTTCGGGACAGAAACGCGGATGCAATCGCCAGGTGACCATGCCTGCACGCCAAGCGTGCCGTGGCCGTGGACAACGCCACGGAATGGCCCGGTCATCGGGCAACACAAGAAAAATGGCCCTGGCCGGCACATCCCGTTCGGCATTCACCGGGTCGATTGGCACCTCGATGCCTGTGGCGACGCTTCCTCGCGACACTGTACTGTGTGGCGCATCGCTATCATGCCGGTGTGACTCCGATGCGCTTCCATGACCGCTCTCCACCCACTGTCCATCGGCATCGCCGGCGCCGGCAATGCCGGCCTGGCTGCCGCCATCGCCTTTGCCCGGCAGGGCCACGATGTCCGCGTTTTCGAGAAACATCCGCAGTTGACGGCTATGGGCGCGGGGCTGTTGATCCAGCCGCAGGGCATCCGCGCGTTCGAGGCACTGGGCCTGGGCCGCGAACTCGAAGGGATCGGCGCGCCGATTGACCGGCTGCTCGGCCTGAGCCATCGGGGCTGGCGGCTGATCGACGTCGATCTGGCCGGCTCGCCTGGCCGCGCGGTGACACGCCCCGCGCTGTCGAACCTGCTGTTCGACGCGGCGCGGCGGGCCGGTGCGGCATTCAGCTTCGGCTGCGGCATCCGCGAACTCCACCGCGATGGGGTGCGGGCGCGGGTTGTGCACGCCGGTGGCGAATCGGGGTTCGACCTCTTCGTCATCGCCGATGGCGCGGCATCGACGCTGCGCGAGCAGGCCGGGCTGGCGGGGCCGTCGAGCCTCTACCGCTGGGGCACGCTGTGGTTCCAGGCGTGGGTGGACGGCTGGGACCCCCGCGCGCTGCAGCAACGCTTTCGCGGTACGCGCGAGATGATGGGCCTGCTGCCCACCGACACAGAGGGCCATCGCACGCGCCTGTCGATGTTCTGGAGCTTGCGCGGCGATGCCCTGGAGGCCTGGCGACGGACCGACATCGGGCAATGGAAGCAGCAGGTGCTGCGCCTGTGGCCGCAATCGGCACCGGTGGTCGAGCAGATCCGCGCGCACGACGACCTGCCGTTCGCCGCCTACCGCCATACCTGGCCGCGCGCCCTGGCCCGGCCGCCCTACTGCGTGATCGGCGACGCAGCCCACGCGATGAGCCCGCAACTGGGCCTGGGCACCACGCTGGCGGCACAGGACGCACTGGCCCTCGCCTGCGCCGTGCAGGCGCATGGGCCGGTCGACGGCGCCCTCGCCTACCATGCGCGCAGGCTGCGCACCGTGCAGGCCTACCAGACCGTCAGCCGTGCGCTCACGCCGTGCTTCCAGGCAACGCATGGGGGCTGGGCGCGCGACCTCGTGTTCGCCGCCGGCCTGCGCATCCCGGGCGTGCCCTGGCTGATGAAGCGCAGCCTGACCGAGCCGCCCGCGCGCGGCACCGCCATCGGCACCGTGCCCGCGAACGAAGAACCCCAGGCATGAATCCCTGACGAACCGTCCCTATGTCCCTGCTCGACACCTTCCTCCCCCGGCATCAGTTCAGCGAAATGCACCGGATCCGGATCGCGGCGGCGCCAGGCCGCGTGCTCGACGTGGTGCCGCAGCTTGATGTCGCCGACTTTCCGCTGGCGAAGCTGTTCCTGCATCTGCGCGCCCTGCCCGCGCGCGTGGCCGCATGGGCAGGCGCCAACACCAGCGCGCGGCGTGTCGATGCCACCTTCGGCCTGCACGATTTCACCGTGCTCGGACGCGACGGCGATCGCGAATGCGCATTCGGCCTGATCGGCCGGTTCTGGGAACCGACGGGCGGCCTGATCCGGGTGGCGGCGGACGACTTCCGCGGCTTCAGCGAACCCGGTGTTGCCAAGCTGGTCATGACGTTCATCGCCGAGCCCGACGATGCCGGCACGCTGCTGACCACGCGGACCTGCGTCCACTGCCCCGACGAAGCCACGCGACGCCGGTTTGCGCCGTACTGGTACCTCATCCGCGTGCCCAGCGGCTTGATCCGCCGGATGCTGCTGCAGCGGATCCGGCAACTGGCCGAAGCGCACGCTTAGTGCTTGGCTTGTCGCCGGACCTCCAACCCGCGGCGCTAGATCACCGCGGGTTCCGCGACGGATACTGCCAGGGTGCCGGTCTTGTCTGCGACGCTCAGGTGATCCAGGCGGTAGCCGTGCTTGTACACCGCCACCAGCCGGACCTCGTTCACCGGCTCGAGGCGCAGCTTCAGGCGGATGCGCGACACATGGCTGTCGATCGTGCGCGTGTACTCCGCCGAATTGCGGCCCCAGACCTGCCCGAAGATGTGGTCGCGCGACAGCGTGCGGCCCGCGTTGGCGAACAGCAGCATGGCCAGCTGGAACTCGATGCCGGTGAGCGCGAGCGGCGCACCGTGCAGCGTGACCAGCCGGCGCTGCGGATGGAAGTGATACGGGCCGACCGCGAACGGCATGCCGGCGTACGGTACCGGGTGGGCCCGGCGCAGCAGGGCTTCGACACGGGCGCGCAACTCGGGGATGTGGAACGGCTTGGTGATGTAGTCGTCCGCGCCCTGGCCCAGCGCCCGCACCAGGCCCCGCTCGCGGGCCTCGGCCGTGACGAAGAGGATCGGCAGGACTTCCTGGTGCCGGCTGCGCACGACACTCAGCAGATCGATGCCCAGCATGCCGGGCGTGTGCCAGTCGAGCACGAGCATGTCGTACGACGAGCGGCCCAGCATGCGCAGCAGCGTGGCGCCATTGGTGAACGTCACCACGTCGTGGCCGGACTGGGACAGGATCTGGGCGATGACTTCGCTCTGGAAGGGATCGTCCTCAAGCAAGGCGATGCGCATGATCGGGCTCCATGAAAAGCGGCAGGCGCCACATGCGCGTCACGACGGGCCGGCATGACGGGATGCGCTCCGTGGCATGGATTGCACTGCCCGCATTTTCATGGCGACGTATGGCACCGGCCATCGGAACAATCTGATTCTGCGGACCATGGCCGACAGGAACGGCCTCCGGCATCGTGACCGGAAACAAGCCGGGACAACGCGGCCCGGGCCGGCGCGGCTTCGCCGGGCGGCAAGGCCGGAACATCCAAGGCGCGCATGCCGGACCCGTCGCAGCACACGGGGAGCAGGCTGCAACGTTTCGCGAGGTCACGTCAGGAGCGTGCGCGATGCATCGCCCGACATGCGCGGGATGAATCATGCCGCGCGGCGCCCCGCGACAGCGTACGCGCCACAACATTTGACGATGGCGGCGTCAGTGCCCCCAGGCCGGGCTCATGCCGGATCGCTGCTGTCCAGCTCGTGGCGGATCGCTTCCGTCAGCATGTCGATCAGCAGGCGAACCCGCTTGGGAATGAAGCGGGCGGTGGGCGTGACCAGATGCAGGGGCTCGCCGCTGGTAGCATATTCGGGCAGCACCCGCACCAGGCGCGGCAGCGGGGCGTTGGCGCGGGCGACGCCGCCGGCATAGAGCGGCAGCGGGCCGATGCCGGCGCCGCTCGCGATCAGCGTTTCGAGATAGGACAGGCTGTCGGCATTCAGGCGCGCGCGCACGGCCACGGTCTTCAGGCCGTCGGGGCCGACCAGGCGCCATTGCGTCTCGCCGCGGCCGGTGCCGCGGAAATCGAGGCAGTTGTGATGACTCAGGTCGCGCACCGCCTGCGGCACGCCCTGCTTCTGCAGGTAGTCCGGCGAGGCGAACAGGCCGATGCGCAGCACGCCCAACGGCCGGGCCACCAGCGAACTGTCGGCCAGGCGCCCGACGCGGACCGCCAGATCGAAGCCCTCCTGCACGAGATCGACGTTGCGCGGCGTCAGCACCACGTCGAGGTCGATGTCGGGGTACTGCTGCATGAAGCGCGCCACGATCGGCGCGATCAGCAGCCGGCCGACGTCTTCGGGGGCCGTCATGCGCACCTTGCCGCGCGGCAGGTCCTGCAGTTCACCGGCGCAGGTGGTGGCGCGCTCGATCTCTTCCAGTGCATGCGACGCCACCTGGTACAGGCTCTGGCCGGCATCGGTCAGGTGCAGCGTGCGCGTGGTGCGCTGTAGCAGCCGGACGTTCAAATCCTGCTCGAGCGCGGCGATGCCCCGGCTGACCGACGACTTGGGCAAGTCCAGCCGCACCGCCGCCGCCGTGAAGCTCCCCGCTTCGACGACGCGCACGAACAGCGCCAGTTGGTTGAGATCCATGGTGTCTTCCTCGTATCGTGGGACCGGCTGGCCTGCCTTGTTTAATTGTCCCGCTGCAGGCAACATTTTTTCCCACGATACCCATCTAGTGCAAAAGGGGCAACCACCCTACATTCGGGATGTGACAGATTCCTTCCCGATTCAGGAGAACGCCATGGACACCCTCGTACAACCCCACGTGGAACACGCCCGCCGCGTCGAGCGCGTCGTCACCGGCCACGCCACCTCGGACGGCGCGGGCGTCAGGCTCACGCGCGTGCTGACCCAGCCGCTGCAGCGCCGGCTCGATCCGTTCCTGATGCTCGATGCCTTCCGCAGCGATGACCCGAATGACTATCTGGCCGGCTTCCCCGATCATCCGCACCGCGGCTTCGAGACGGTGACGTACATGATCGCGGGCCGCATGCGCCACCGCGACAACGCCGGCCACGAGGGCCTGCTGCAGACCGGCGGCGTGCAATGGATGACGGCCGGCAGCGGCATCGTGCATTCGGAGATGCCGGAGCAGGAGGACGGCGTGATGGAAGGCTTCCAGCTGTGGCTGAACCTGCCCGCGCGCGACAAGATGACGACGCCGTGGTATCGCGACATCCCCTCGGCCGAGATTCCCGGGTTCACGACGGAAGGCGGCGTGGCGGTGCGCGTGATCGCCGGCGAGTCGCATGGCGTGCAAGGCGCGATGACGCGCGATGCGACGCAGCCGCTGTACCTGGACCTCTCGCTGCCGGCGGGCGCGGCATTCGCGCAGCCGCTGCCGGCGCGGCACAACGCGTTCGTCTATGTGTTTCGCGGCAGCGCGCTGGTCGGCGATGCGCAGGCGCCGGGCGGTGCCGGACTGCAGCGCGTGGACGACAAGCAGATGGCCATCCTCGCCAACACGGAAGGCAGCGACGGCGTGGTGATCCGCGCGGACGATGCGCCGGCGCGCGTGCTGCTGGTGGCCGGCCAGCCGCTGAACGAGCCGATCGCGCAGTACGGCCCGTTCGTGATGAACACGCAGGAAGAGATCTTCCAGGCCGTGCGCGACTTCCAGGCCGGCAAGTTCGCCTGAGCGCATCGGGCGCCCGCCGCGTCCGCCAGAAAAAAACCGCCGCCTGGTGCTACCAGAGCGGCGGCTCGTCCAGCAGCGCGATCTGCTCGCGCAGCTCCAGCACGCGGTCCTGCCAGTAGCGCTGCGTGTTGAACCACGGGAAGGCCGCCGGGAACGCCGGATCGTTCCAGCGCCGCGCCAGCCAGGCGCTGTAGTGCAGCAAGCGCAGCGTGCGCAGCGCCTCCACCAGATGCAGCTCGCGCGTGTCGAACGCGCAGAAATCCTCGTAGCCGGCGAGCACGCTGGCCAATTGATGCCGCATCGACGCGCGATCGCCCGACAACAGCATCCACAGGTCCTGCACGGCGGGGCCGGTGCGGCTATCGTCGAAATCGACGAAGTGCGGGCCGGCGCTGCGCAGCGGATCGTTCTTGAGCGCATCGGCCTCGTCGATCCACAGCACGTTGGAGGCGTGGCAATCGCCGTGCAAGCGCAGCATCGCGACCTCGCCCGCGCGGTCGTAGCAGCGGCGCACGCCGTCGAGCGCGGCATCGGCCACGCTGCGCCAGGCGGGCAGCAGGTCGGGCGGGATGAAATCGTGTTCGAGCAGCCAGTCGCGCGACTGCACGCCGAAGGTGTCGATATCGAGCGTGGGCCGGGCCATGAACGGACGGCGCGCGCCGACGGCGTGGATGCGGCCGAGGAAGCGCCCCATCCATTCGAGCGTGTCGTCGCGGTCGATGGCCGGCACGCGGCCGGCGCAGCGCGGGAAGACGGCGAAGTGCCAGCGGTCGAAGGCGTGCAGCGTGCGGCCGTCGATTTCCAGCGGCGCGACCACCGGGATCTCGGCCGCCGCCAGCTCGGCGGTGAAGGCGTGCTCTTCGACGATCTGCGCGTCGTTCCAGCGCCCGGGGCGATAGAACTTGACGACCACCGGCGCGCCGTCTTCGATGCCCGCCTGGTAGACGCGGTTCTCGTAGCTGTTGAGCGCGAACATGCGGCCGTCCGGCATCAGCCCGACCTGCGCCAGCGCATCGAGAATGCTGTCGGGCGTCAGGCCGGCATAGGGCGCCTCGGACGCATCGGGCGATGGAGGCTGACCGTCGTGCCGCATGGATGTCAGGCCTTGCGGCCGCCGAGCAGTGCCGCTGCCTTGGCAAACAGGCCGTTGAACGGCTGCTTGGGTGCGGGCTGCGCCACCTTGGCCGGCTGCGCGGCTTGCGTGTTGGACGCACGGCGCTGGCCGCCCTGCCCGTTGCCTTGGCCGTTGCCCTGGCGCTGGCCGCGCGCATGCGATTGGCCGTTGCCGTTACCGCTGCCCTGACCGCCGCGCGGCTTCGGCGCGGCTTGGCCATCGCGCTGGCCTTGTGCCTGACGCTGGCGGCCGCCGCCATTGCGGCCTTGGCCCTGACCCTGCCCTTGACCCTGACCGCTGGCGCCCGACTCGCGGCGCGGCTCACGCGGCGCACGAGGCTCACGCGGCGCACGAGGCTCGCGCGGCGCGGCGTTGCCCGCGACCTGGCGCGGCGGCTGACTGCGACCGCCACCCTGGCGCGGCGCACGGGCACTGTTGCGGCCGTTCGGAATCGGCTCCGGCGCGATGGTCGGGTCCGGCTCGAAGCCCGCCAGGACGGTGCGCGGCAGTTCGCGCTTGATCAGGCGCTCGATGTCGCGCAGCAGGCCATGCTCGTCCACGCACACCAGCGAGATCGCCTCGCCCTGCGCGCCCGCGCGGCCGGTGCGGCCGATGCGGTGCACATAGTCTTCCGGCACGTTGGGCAGGTCGAAGTTGACCACGTGCGGCAGTTGGTCGATATCGATGCCGCGCGCGGCGATGTCGGTGGCGACCAGCACGCGCAGCGTCCCGGCCTTGAACTCCGACAGCGCCCGCGTGCGCGCCGACTGGCTCTTGTTGCCGTGGA
The sequence above is a segment of the Ralstonia nicotianae genome. Coding sequences within it:
- a CDS encoding pirin family protein; translated protein: MDTLVQPHVEHARRVERVVTGHATSDGAGVRLTRVLTQPLQRRLDPFLMLDAFRSDDPNDYLAGFPDHPHRGFETVTYMIAGRMRHRDNAGHEGLLQTGGVQWMTAGSGIVHSEMPEQEDGVMEGFQLWLNLPARDKMTTPWYRDIPSAEIPGFTTEGGVAVRVIAGESHGVQGAMTRDATQPLYLDLSLPAGAAFAQPLPARHNAFVYVFRGSALVGDAQAPGGAGLQRVDDKQMAILANTEGSDGVVIRADDAPARVLLVAGQPLNEPIAQYGPFVMNTQEEIFQAVRDFQAGKFA
- a CDS encoding serine/threonine protein kinase — encoded protein: MRHDGQPPSPDASEAPYAGLTPDSILDALAQVGLMPDGRMFALNSYENRVYQAGIEDGAPVVVKFYRPGRWNDAQIVEEHAFTAELAAAEIPVVAPLEIDGRTLHAFDRWHFAVFPRCAGRVPAIDRDDTLEWMGRFLGRIHAVGARRPFMARPTLDIDTFGVQSRDWLLEHDFIPPDLLPAWRSVADAALDGVRRCYDRAGEVAMLRLHGDCHASNVLWIDEADALKNDPLRSAGPHFVDFDDSRTGPAVQDLWMLLSGDRASMRHQLASVLAGYEDFCAFDTRELHLVEALRTLRLLHYSAWLARRWNDPAFPAAFPWFNTQRYWQDRVLELREQIALLDEPPLW